From a single Lytechinus pictus isolate F3 Inbred unplaced genomic scaffold, Lp3.0 scaffold_19, whole genome shotgun sequence genomic region:
- the LOC129261205 gene encoding golgin subfamily A member 6-like protein 25, whose protein sequence is MQEEDDRLDQQQEEIEEQNIEKEKEDDQQNQQENIAHEEVEFQAEVYEQEKELAELEKEEKQMEEEDQDAGQNVEEDYLQQQEVEREQRVEQQVEQEGGIQWEKLEVDQGALMGEVKREMWNPKVDEDRDGLKMQEWVNEIHRDLDSSVKVGHRRRKWCRKLLCCLG, encoded by the coding sequence ATGCAGGAGGAGGATGATAGGCTGGATCAGCAGCAAGAAGAAATTGAGGAGCAGAAtatagagaaagagaaggaagacGACCAGCAAAATCAGCAGGAGAATATCGCTCACGAGGAGGTGGAATTTCAGGCTGAAGTTTATGAGCAGGAGAAAGAGTTAGCAGAATTGGAGAAGGAAGAGAAGCAGATGGAGGAAGAGGATCAGGACGCAGGGCAGAATGTAGAAGAGGACTACCTCCAGCAGCAGGAGGTTGAACGGGAGCAGCGAGTGGAGCAGCAAGTGGAGCAGGAAGGAGGGATACAATGGGAGAAGCTGGAGGTAGATCAAGGGGCGTTGATGGGGGAGGTAAAAAGGGAAATGTGGAATCCGAAGGTAGATGAGGATCGGGATGGATTAAAAATGCAGGAATGGGTGAACGAAATTCACAGAGATCTGGATTCATCAGTCAAAGTTGGACATAGGAGGCGGAAATGGTGTAGAAAACTACTTTGTTGTTTGGGCTAG